CCCACTCCTATCAATCAATTGGGAAATATTTCCGCACCGGAGCCGAGACTTCTTGTGATTTCCCCTTTCGACAAAGGAATCATCAAGGATATCGAAAAGGCCATCCAAGCCTCCGGTTTAGGACTCCAACCTACCAACGACGGGGTCGTGGTTCGGATCTCCATTCCCGAATTGACCGGGGAGAGAAGAAAGGAACTCGCAAAGGTAGTCAAAGCCAAGTCCGAGGAGAAAAAGGTAGCCGTCCGTAATATTCGTAGGGACGCACTGGAAGATCTGAAAAAACACGCGGAAGGAATTTCCCAGGACCAACTGAAGACTCTCCAAGACCAGGTGCAAAAAATCACAGACTCTTATATAGATAAAATTTCCGCGGTCACAGCCGAGAAAGAGAAGGAAATCACTACGGTCTAAAGTGGTTTCTTCTAAGAAAAAAACGCCTCGTCATATCGCCGTCATCATGGACGGAAACGGTAGATGGGCGACCTCCAAAGGACTTTCCCGGTCCGAAGGACATAGGGTAGGTGCGGACGCGATCGATCGATTGATGGATGCAAGTCTCGCCGCCGGTCTGGAAGTCGTCTCCCTCTACGCATTCTCCACGGAAAATTGGAAACGTCCCATTACGGAAGTTCGTTCCATATTCAATCTTTTGGTGGAGTTCATAGACACCCGATTGGATAGAATCGCTTCCAAGGAGATTCGAATATTACATTCGGGTTCTAGAAAGCGACTCGGTTCCAAAGTTCTTTCCAAAATCGATTCCGCGATAGAGAAGACTCGCAAGAATCGGAAGCTCACGGTGAATTTCTGTCTGAATTACGGATCTCAGGAAGAATTACTGGCGGCCTTCGGTCGATTGAACGAGGAAAGAATTCGAAATAAGGTCTCCTTGCAAAAGCCGATCTCGGCAAAGGAACTAGAAAAATATTTGTATACGTATCCCCTTCCACCGGTAGATTTATTGATTAGAACCGCAGGGGAGAAGAGATTATCCAATTTCCTTCTCTGGCAATCGGCTTACGCCGAGTTGTTTTTTACGGATACTCTTTGGCCCGAATATTCGGAAAAGGATCTGCAAGAGGCTTTGGATTGGTTCGGAGGAAGGACCCGAAAATTCGGAGGTTTAGAGAATGGGTGAGACCACAAAAAGAATCCTTTCCGCGGCAGTACTCGTAGTCCTCTACTTGTTCATGATATTCTACAGGGATTTTTATTATCTGCAGACCCTGGCGATTTTACTCGTAGCGGGAGTTATCGGGCTGACCGAATTTTACAGACTCGCAGATAGAGGGCAGGACGGACGTCCTTTCAAGGGAACGGGGATCTTCTTCTTCGTGTTGATCGTTCTTTTATATTATTTCCGTTTCGTAGCCTCTCAGAATAAATTCGAACCTCCGATTTTCTTCCAGCAATACTTCAAGGTATTCGTTCCGAATTTCGACGCCGTCCTTTTCGCTTTCGTTCTTTTGTTTTTCTTCAGTTTCTTGCTCCAGATTCTAAGAAGACCCCTGGACGGAGCCATCTTTTCGGTGAGTTCCACGATACTCGGGGTATTCTACGCATCCATACCCCTCGGGCATCTATTGCTATTGTTGGGAATGAACGAAGGAATCTATTACGTTTTCCTTGTATCCGTCGCCACCTTCTTGACCGATGTGGGAGGATATTTCGGGGGTCGTTGGTTCGGAAGAAATCCGGCAGGACTCGCAATCTCTCCTAAGAAAACCTGGGAAGGATACGTTTCCGGAATCATAGTCGCTATTCTCTCCGTATTCTTACTGAATTATCTTTGGGAAAGATTTGCGGGAGTGAAGCCTTTGGTGGGAGGAGCCGAGGTATTCTTGGTCAGTCTTATTCTTTCCATTGTGGGAGTCGTAGGAGATTTACTAGAGTCCGCGATGAAACGCGACGCCAAGGTAAAGGATTCGGGCAATTTGATTCCCGGTCACGGGGGAATTTTGGATAGAGCGGATGCTCTTCTTCTTACCGTGCCTATTCTTTATTTTTATCTACAGATCAAGGCCGCTCTAGGATTTTCAGTCTAATTTCAATATGAGACGAGGTGTCTGCATCCTAGGAGCCTCCGGTTCGGTCGGAGAATCCACTCTCAAGATCCTAAGATCTTTTTCGGAGGAATTCCAACTTCGTTCCTTCAGCGTGCATTCGAATTTGGAAAAGGCCAAGAGTCTCGCCTTGGAATTCGAACCCGCTTACGTTTGCGTAAGTTCCGAAGAAGCGGACAAATCCGTACTCGGGACCAAAGTAGGAAAGACCCAGGTCTTATACGGAAAGGAAGCCCTTTGCGATTTAGTCCGGGATTCGGAAACCGAGACCGTGGTCACCGCGGTGGTGGGTGCGAGCGGTATCCGCCCCACAGTTGCGGCCATCGAAGCGGGAAAAAAGATCGGAATCGCCAACAAGGAAACCCTCGTCAGTTGCGGCCCTTATATCCGATCTCTATTAGAAAAATATAATTCTTATCTGGTTCCTGTGGATTCGGAGCATAATGCCCTCTATCAGCTGTTGGAGAATATGAAGAAGGGGACTGCGGATCGGGTGGTCCTCACCGCTTCCGGCGGACCCTTTCGTAAACTCCCGATCCGGGACCTTCCGAACGTAACGATAGAACAGGCCTTGAAACATCCTACTTGGAATATGGGGCCTAAGATTACGATCGACTCCGCAGGGATGATTAATAAGGGATTGGAAGTCATAGAAGCGCATTTTCTATTCGGATTTTCCTACGACAAAATAGGAGTAGTGATCCATCCTCAAAGCGTCGCCCACGGGGTTGTGGAAACCAAAGACGGCGCGAGTTTCGTATACGCTTCCTATCCGGATATGATTTTCCCCGTGGCCCACGCGTTATTCTATCCTAAGTCGGTGCCTTCTTCGCTGAAGAATCATCCCGCCACCTCCTGGGGAAGTCTGGAATTTTCCGAGGCGGATCCGGAGAGATACCCGGGATTAGGGTTGGCTTACGAAGCGGGAAGAGCCGGAGGGTCGGCGCCTTCCATATTCAATGCGGCGAACGAAATCGCCGTGGAGTCTTTCTTAAGAGGAAAGATTCTGTTTACCGAAATTCCTTCCCTGATCCGAAACGTACTCGAAAAGATTCCGAATACGTTTCCGGAAGAATTGGAAGGTTACGAAGAAGCGGATCGAAAGGCGAGAGAACTCGCTCTCAGTTTTTCCAAGAACAAGGTAGTGCATTTATGTTAGCGAAAATCCTAGGCATAGTCTTTATGCTGGCTCTCTGTATCTTTATCCACGAGTTGGGGCATCTTGTCATGGGTTGGCTCGTAGG
This sequence is a window from Leptospira wolffii serovar Khorat str. Khorat-H2. Protein-coding genes within it:
- the frr gene encoding ribosome recycling factor yields the protein MANEEAINAMKSKMDKTVELLKKDFAGVRTGRANPALVEDLRVDYYGAPTPINQLGNISAPEPRLLVISPFDKGIIKDIEKAIQASGLGLQPTNDGVVVRISIPELTGERRKELAKVVKAKSEEKKVAVRNIRRDALEDLKKHAEGISQDQLKTLQDQVQKITDSYIDKISAVTAEKEKEITTV
- the dxr gene encoding 1-deoxy-D-xylulose-5-phosphate reductoisomerase, translated to MRRGVCILGASGSVGESTLKILRSFSEEFQLRSFSVHSNLEKAKSLALEFEPAYVCVSSEEADKSVLGTKVGKTQVLYGKEALCDLVRDSETETVVTAVVGASGIRPTVAAIEAGKKIGIANKETLVSCGPYIRSLLEKYNSYLVPVDSEHNALYQLLENMKKGTADRVVLTASGGPFRKLPIRDLPNVTIEQALKHPTWNMGPKITIDSAGMINKGLEVIEAHFLFGFSYDKIGVVIHPQSVAHGVVETKDGASFVYASYPDMIFPVAHALFYPKSVPSSLKNHPATSWGSLEFSEADPERYPGLGLAYEAGRAGGSAPSIFNAANEIAVESFLRGKILFTEIPSLIRNVLEKIPNTFPEELEGYEEADRKARELALSFSKNKVVHLC
- a CDS encoding isoprenyl transferase, with product MVSSKKKTPRHIAVIMDGNGRWATSKGLSRSEGHRVGADAIDRLMDASLAAGLEVVSLYAFSTENWKRPITEVRSIFNLLVEFIDTRLDRIASKEIRILHSGSRKRLGSKVLSKIDSAIEKTRKNRKLTVNFCLNYGSQEELLAAFGRLNEERIRNKVSLQKPISAKELEKYLYTYPLPPVDLLIRTAGEKRLSNFLLWQSAYAELFFTDTLWPEYSEKDLQEALDWFGGRTRKFGGLENG
- a CDS encoding phosphatidate cytidylyltransferase, whose product is MGETTKRILSAAVLVVLYLFMIFYRDFYYLQTLAILLVAGVIGLTEFYRLADRGQDGRPFKGTGIFFFVLIVLLYYFRFVASQNKFEPPIFFQQYFKVFVPNFDAVLFAFVLLFFFSFLLQILRRPLDGAIFSVSSTILGVFYASIPLGHLLLLLGMNEGIYYVFLVSVATFLTDVGGYFGGRWFGRNPAGLAISPKKTWEGYVSGIIVAILSVFLLNYLWERFAGVKPLVGGAEVFLVSLILSIVGVVGDLLESAMKRDAKVKDSGNLIPGHGGILDRADALLLTVPILYFYLQIKAALGFSV